The following nucleotide sequence is from Penaeus vannamei isolate JL-2024 chromosome 10, ASM4276789v1, whole genome shotgun sequence.
TCCCTTTCACGACTGCTATCTCTCCCGGTTCCATTCATATTAGCCAAGGCTCTTCCTTGTAATTCTTTGGGTTTCCGGCTACgtggaaaatgaaggaagggggagtgaaagatGATAAGGAAGAGATTGAGGTAATGGTTTTACGTAATgttggtgtggatgtggatgtcgaTTTACTGAAATCACGATGCGTGCGTGTATaggcatgtgtgagagagagagagagagagagagagagagagagagagagagagagagagagagagagagagagagagagagagagagagagagagagaaagaaagagagagagaggtgcaaaaaacagacagaccgagagattAAGTAGTATTGGTGTATGTTCGCGTATGTGCTcttgtacagccagcaacaaaagcggtgacgcctcgccagtcctggctcgttgagatcatgcccttcttgccctgaaaggaggcccaccttcaaacaactaAGGCATAGTTAGGGTAGTTcgaatgggaggaggtgggaaagtacggaaatcaggcgaagtgcaataatgactaaagtatacagggagagagagagaaatagggattgcttttattcctgtttcctTGTTAATatgatggatatattggaaacctgccttaagaaataaattatcgtatattatttcaAAAATCATCATCAAGAAAttttatcacatcgttttatatCAAttgcttatcatattttctatatataaaaactgaaaattgttggaatttattcttatttaataatcgtcagacggaaatatcttttattcatatatgaaggatgtatattaaaatatggctctgcattatcctaagcagctactctctctctcacttcgtcttatatcacctggatccgctatttagataatagtaaacttttgatatgttatttggaaaagaacatgacattagttcatacgccattatatttccaaatgtttacaatcatttcattaccaaaaataacgaaataaatatgtgaaagacggatatcgaaagcaatgggtttggaggggaaacaccgacaaggtgctggacaccagccgctacaacgacaaataaaggcgtatagtcaaggctaagggaatatcctctttttttgtccttttttcataCATTACAGACGTCTTATACGGCAAGAAGAAGCCGCCGTGGCCAAGCAGGTCGCGGAAATAAGAGACCTGTCCGGCCGCATCCTCCGCTTGATCCTCGCCGCCGGTCCCTCCATCGAGTGCCCGCTGAGGGAGAAGCAGCCGTGGCCCACCCCGCGACTCGTCGACCTTCGGCGGCAGCGCGAGTGCAAATGCGGAGGCACTGCAGAACCTCCGGGCACTCGCTGAGAGCATCAAGGAGCAAAAGACGCCGATGGCACTGACAGCGGTCGTCGCAGTTGCCCCCTCATTCATCGTCGCCGGGCTCGTCGTCCTCGGCATCCGACGACGCGCCTCGGCCACAGCCAGCCCCCCAtaacagccagcaatagaagggtcatctgaccttccttcttccccatcacagccagcaatagaagggtcatttgaccttccttcttccccatcacagccagcaatagaagggtcatttgaccttccttcttccccatcacagccagcaatagaagggtcatttgaccttccttcttccccatcacagccagcaatagaagggtcatttgaccttccttcttccccatcacagccagcaatagaagggtcgaatgaccttccttccccatcagaATTGGAAAAggtgacagaagaagaaaaaagaaacaaaaaaaaagcaacaaatccCCCTTAGTCATTTAAGGAGGAGGGTCCCAAGATAAATGGAAATGACAGACTCCTATCAACTACAGTGCAAGAAGAGGCGCCCGTGAACCTAAACACTAGTTATGACGCAAACTTTGCCGCCGAGATTGCCGAGCTCTTCGGATTCACTATCGAAGAACCATTGTCTTACCGACCGAAGCCGGTTGTGAAAGAACCATCCGGCCAGACCCTCCCCAAGCAGGGTAACGCTGGCGTTAGCCTGCCCATGTATGTAGCTTAGGAGGACCGCCGGCGATTCCTCCAGCAGGCTGGCAAGGCCGCGGAGAATTTCGGCGTGAAGCTCGTCAGGCCCCACGCCGGCAACCTCGTGGCGCCCTTCCTCGTCAAGGGCAAGCAAGAGGCCGCTCAGGCCTTTATTCAGCACATGGAAGCCTGCATTTGCGGCAACAGGCCCCTGCGCATGCCTTTGCAAATACCTGTGGACCTGCAGCCACTCATGAAGACCAAGCAGGCCCTCGGGATTTAGCTGAAGATGCCGTTGAGGGAGGACGATCCTTCGGAATCATGTACCTTAATCGGCAAGGAAAAGGACCGTGTGCTGACGCTCAAAAAGCTCGCGGACATCAAAGGACAGGTCCGCAGCTCCGAAAGCGCTTCCCCTGACATCGCGCCAGCGCACTACGtcaaggccatcggcaagggcggcgcccgcATCAGTTACATCTGGGAAAAGTACGGCATCCGGGTTAACGTTCCCAAGGACAGGGAATCGCCCATCGTCGTATCTGGCCTGTCCGCCAATGTGCGCGGGGCCATCACGGAgttggaggagctcgtccagcagTACGTGCTCCAACAGTGCGTAGTCCTCCCGGTGGAGATCCTTCCCGAAGACATCGGCATCGCCATAGGAAAAGGCGGATGCCACGCCTCCAAGGTCCAGGAGGAGTTCTGGGTTAAGCTCCGCACCCACTCCCGCGAGCACCCTGAATGGCCCCTGGTGGTCGAGGGGCCTTTGGGCGCACCCGAAAAAGCCGTGGCCTCCATACAACTCCAGGTAGCAGAGAGGCGCCGCCGTAATGAAGAATTCGCCGAGAGGAGCTGAAGGGGACGATTCCGGTCTGCGTCGAGCCCGGGCGGATCTgcaaggccatcggcaagggcggatTCCGAATCCGTCATGTCGCCCAGAGACACGGGGTGAGGATCCATCTCCCTGAGCGGAACAAGCCCGGCGCCCAGATCCTGGTGACGGGCCTCAAGGAAAACGCCCGGGCCGCCGTCGCCGAGCTCGAGCTCATGGCGAACCTCAAGCTCCGCCCCGAGCACGTCCTCGTGCCGCTCCACATCAGGCGCGAGGAGCACATCCTGGTGCTCGGCCCCGAAGGTAGCATGGCCGCATGGATTGAGCGCAACTATGGCGTTCAGTTCTTGTGGCCGAGGGCTGAAAACATGCCCTTGCTACTGGCAGGGCTCACTGAGGACGTGAGCAGGGCGGACGCCGCCTTACTGAAGAGGCTGTCCGGCCGACGCGCCCACTGAGCAGCTCTTCCCTCCTTGTTTACCTAATTCCATCGCCTCTCCTAACGCTGAAAGTCCTCGGTGCCAGAAGGTCTTTCATACATCTTAGATGATCTAGAAGAATAGGACGATCGATTATTCGTGTCTAACTCTGTGCGTATAATCAATTCTGTTGTTTGTCACTCGTACAAACAACAGTATTGAttataaagtgataatgaaaaaaatcaaaaatgctaatcataatcataataatgataataacaatgcttatgacataatcacagtgatgatgataatgatgatcattatgataagcattgatagtaaaaatggtaatgatggccTGGGCCTGCGGCGGCGCGGAGACGGGCGGCAGGTCcctgggggctgcggtggcgACGCCTCCTGGGTGATaatgaacatcaatgataatgataatgactcaagctgaccccaaccaaaccgtgcttcgcgattcatgaacgcgactggaggtcgtggttcgtaggaggcacccgaacgaaataaaaggaaaacaaggtaatcgatacctaaacctttacaccccattacgctcgaagttttgcggccaaagccatttattaatgtttggtagcccaAGCGGCgttatttgagacgatacattattcacacatacaaatattactcacagtatgtgtgtgtgagtgtgtaagagagagagagggggggggtgcgaagagtgagtgagaggggggtggggggatcagacactagcctcgataagatgggactgaaacatgccgaacactcactccttgctttgcgtagcgaatccagatcaccccctccccccccccttccccttcccccctttcctaactatgtccaggttgtttgaacgtgggccacctttcagggcaagaggggcgagatctctccaagcccaggtctgacaaggcgacatcgcttttgttgttggctgtacctTTTATTCGTGTGCAGCATTACGAACTTTTTAACATTATATCAATATGTTTGCAAAGATTTTGGCCAGGTTATAAGCTCGTAGACTGATGCAAAGGCAATATACATTAAATgctgtatgtaatgtatatatacccaaTATATATGCTGATGCGTGCATATTCATATCTGCCTCAGTAATTGCTTTCCATGTCGCAATGTAATTATTCTATATACATTCTTATGCATTATCTATATTATGCATTGTTAAACATTAAATATCAGCCATTCGTATGCATCATATATTACTCATTCTTAAGCATAATGAACTCTTTCTCGACCTGAAAATCATATTGCTACCACTTCATGTTTATAACATTAGTAATTTTAGCAATTCTAAAAATTAGGCCATCGCGAATTTGAGTTGAGACTGTTGATAaaggtattgtcattatttttatcattattatcatatattattgttgttattatcagcattatttctatcattataatcatcattatcatcattattattatttctattatcagtattatttttatcattataattatcattattatcattattatcatttatattatcattgtcatttttatcatcatcattgtcatcataataatcatcatcctgatcattattactagtaatattatttttatctttattattataattgatagtaGTTCTAATGTTACCATTTTTTCTTACGTTGCTACTgatgttattgacattatgattgttcttgttattattactattttattacagtgatattaccattatcgttatcactatttctataattttcatgatcagttgtcattataattattattattatcatcgttatcttttgttatattattatcattactattatcattatcattattattatcattatcactattattttcattatcattattattatcattatcatttttatcatcattattattatcactatcattataatcatcattattattattatcatcctcagtgttattatcattatcattactattattattattattatcattattattatcattattatcactatcattatatacattattatcatcactatcattatcattattgccattatttttatcatcattatcattatcatttttattatcattgttgatattatatttatcattgttattatcataaatatttttatcattactaatatcatcattactactacatgatatcattattactatcattattactattattatcatcattatcactgttatatttttcattttattctattttatcattatcatcattattatcattatcattatgagcattattacCAGTaaaagtaagagtagtagtaatattattagtatcatcatcatcaccattatcatgcatcaccattatcatactcatcattattatcattatcagcagcagcatcataatCACTACCATGATCATATCTTAGAAATGATAAGATTACCAGTGATTATAATAGATACAAAAATGACGATCAAgatgataaaggtaaagataaggatgatggcAAGAGAGTCAGTGCAGCAAATAGCGTGATACGTCAGGTCAAAATAGCCACGCATTTATAAAGAATTTTGACTTTAAGATCCCACGTTAGAAATAACCTAAGAAATTTCACAAGATAAAACGACTTCGATATTGGCTGCCTTTCGCCTAGACGCGTCTGCGTTATTGCCACAAAtgcaattatcattgttttgcagCGAATTGCATAGGTCATCAAAAGGCCATCGTTTCCGCTTCAACGATGCCTTGCAACTGCGGTTCGATATTGAAAGGGTGATGGATCTTATGTTCCCTTTACGTTCAgagcctcgctctctctctctctctctctctctctctctctctctctctctctctctctctctctctctctctctctctctctctctctctctctctcttttctcacacacgtatatacatacatacatatatatatgctgccgtgtatatatgtatatatatatatatatatatatatatatatatatatatatatatatatatatatatatatatatatataaatatatatatatatacatatacatatatatgtatatacatatacatacatataaatatatatatatgtatatatataaatatatacatatatatatatttatatatatacatatacatatatatatatatttatatatatacatatacatatatatatttatatatatacatatacatatatatatctatatatatatacatatatatacatacatacatatatgtatatatatatatatatatatatatatatatatatatgtatatgtatgtatgtatatatatatatatatatatatatatatatatacatacatatatatacacagagagtgagagagagaatgagaaagagagagacagatagagagaaagggggggggagatagaagtgaagtgtgtgtgtgtgtgtgtgtgtgtctatatatatatatatatatatatatatatatatgtgtgtgtgtgtgcgtgtgtgtgtgtgtgtgtgtgtgtgtgtgtgtgtgtgtgtgtgtgtgcgtgtatgtgatatatatatatatatatatatatatatatatatatatatatatatatatatatatatatatatatatatatatatcacatacacacacatacacgcaatatacacttctcttctatctcccccccccccctcctctctcttcctttctttctttctttctttctttctttctttctctctctctctctctctctctctctctctctctctctctctctctctctctttctctctttatttctctctctttctcactttctctctttctctctctccctctgtatatatacatacatacatatacatatatatatatatatatatatatatatatatatatatatacatatatatatatatctttacacacacacacacacatacacacatatatgtatgtatgtatatacgtcttctatccctctccctttccctctccttcagatCATAGTCTTTCATTGCAAGGATGCAGAAAGAGCCTCTTCGTACCTGCAGCCTTTCATAACTTAATCCAATCTAGAATTGCTCgtgcctcacccccctccctccccctcccctcccctgtggcCCAATAGGTCAGGGTCAGCGAGTGAGACAAAGCGGACTGAGGaatgaaagggaggtggaggtaaaaaggggaagggagggagggaaagggtgaatgaaaggggaaggaaatgtgCAACATAAAGCCTGCAGAGATGCAAtgaaattctttaaaaaatgctGCGGGTCGAGCAGATTAGGTGGCGAGGCGCGACTCTAGGTTTCCTTTGACTGGAATGGTAAATGGAGTTACTGTGGGATGAGGTGGAAGccggggaggaaaagagagcggggggagtgagagagagagagagagaaagagatagagagggagagagggagggagagaaagagagagagagagaggaggaggagagagagaggggggtagagagagagaggggggggggcggagatagagtgagagaaatcaATACAATCTACAAGTGTCTTAATGTCTTTAATGGAAGGCTTTGTGTATACTGACTCGGTTTCAGATGTGTTTCTCCGTCATGAATTTCGCTATTTTCCCATTTGATAAAGGTATGGAATGAGGACACCGGTTCCTGCTGCTCTATGAGGATCAGAGTCACAGCATAGATGATTCCAAATGGGGTTCATCTGGAGATGCTGGGGAATTTTATCTGTAGATTTCAGGTAAAAATATTTAGCTTTGCTTTTGAGGTCATGGATTTGGGTTCTAGTAGTTGAACATATGAAACAAGTTCTAGGTTACAGAGGAGAGATGTTTGTTGCTGGGATTTATATAGCATCAGTGTTCGACACATTAAGACTGTCTCGTGGCTGGGTTAGCCTAACTCTATAATTAGTGTCATTTGACAAAACAAGGAAATTATTCGGTCTCAGTAGAAAATGCAGGACTCTGTGGGTAACATGACGGCGAATTGAGGGAGAGTCTAGCTCATTctcatgacaagaactttagcagtCTTTGAGAAGCCCAGAAAGATTCTCGCGGCCTTGTTCTGTAAGATCTGTAGGGGTTTAAGTGCATTTGGTGACAACATTCTAAGACTTGGACTCGCACAGTCAACCATGGACTTTATAACGGAAATATATGTCAGTCTTAGGTGTATTTAAGTATTTCAGTTTAATGCCTCGGCATAGACACTGTAACACCATTCATGAATAAAAATGACAGCCCATATTTGGAGAGCAATGTTTCTAATGATTGTGCCAATCGATTTAATAtagtaatgtaaacaaacagaggtGTCGCCCCTGATGTCCACTGAAAGCAGGGTGTCAGGTACAAGTAAAGGCAACTGTACATACAAGTACTCCATACCCTCATTTTTAACAGTTTAAGCAGAACAAGATGAGAGATTTGAAGACGACAAGGGGCCATGCCTTCGGCCATTTTAATAGTTTGAAGGACTATCCTCCCTCGTATCTTATGACGACTTCTCGGGTACCATTCCATTCCGATTTTCGCTTAGGCCATCGAGCAGATGACGTCTGTAAATTGTTCTTTCGGAAAAAAGGCGTTTACAAACATTTTTCCACCTACAGGTTTTTCACTTAGCAAATGCTTCCTTCCAATGTTCAGTCCTAGCGATCCTCTAGTCTTGCTGTATGGATTCACTTTAGGACCTGCGATATTTACCGCCATGAATGCCAAGCTTCGGTTCCTCCTTGAAGTGCGCGTAGGCATAATTTCTAGAGGCAGGTAagctctcctcactcctcattctctcccggTTATTGCTGTCACCGTCATCGATATCTGTCTCATAGAGGATGTCATACCTGCCCTCAGGTTTCACTAATTGGTATGTCGCCAGTCCCCCGGCCTGTCCTGTAAATAAACAGTCCTGCGCGAGGGTCATGTACATGGCCTCGGAATACATCTGTGAGCGTGTGTAGGAATATTCCATTGTTTCTGCATTTTTGTGTACACTTTGTGTGTATTTTGAATCTTACGATTCTGTAAGTATATGATGTGAAATAGATTGGCAGGTCtgcagagagaagggaaagggctaGAGCTagtgaaacagacagaaagaaatccaGCGAAAATGAGATAGAAgcggaaagataaagaaagagaaaaagagaggcagagagagaaagaaaaagagaggaagggagggaggtaatgagATCGAGTAAGCGACAcagaaaggacaaaagaaaaaaaagtataaaaagagacatagatgagtcgaaacaaaataaagaaaaacaaggagtTCTAGGAAGAATTCGATGACAAGGGGGATAAGAAAAGCActgtaaagaaaaagggaaaatacgcGAAATATAAGGGACGacactaaacaaacacaaaaaacgaaaaaagaaaataaatgaataaacaaaaacttCCTTTGAAAGGATTAATGAAATGAGacaaagagcgaaaagagaggacaGGTAAAATCTCTTAAAACAGGTACAAAAAAGTGAGGGAAAATGAATGtgaaaaacaatgaagaaaataaaagttaaGTGGTGTTATTGCTGTGCCCTCttagaccccctcctcccctcacccatcccattactcccctcccactaccccggaagaaaaaatagatcacagaaagggaagaggggaggattttGCTACGTAGTTCATAATAAAAAACAGGTATAATTAAGACGCTGATAATCATATTCACAATGATAACATCATGACGATGATTATTTCGATATCATCAATGATATAACGAAGAATATTgcgatatcagtaatgataatgctgataatgagagctatgatagtactaataccactaataattatttttgtaaagccaagagcaataatgattgtaatgaaaattataaaataaacattttaaaggtgatgatcatggtgataataataataatgataataataataataataataataataataataataaaaattatcataatgataatattaataattattattaacattattattatcagtagtagtagtatcattaatataattattttttaataataatgataatgccatgaAAACCAGTTTTATTCAAATTATACGCCTGCCCAAAAATACCCGGGGTTAATATAGACggctatttttttttaagttaggcTAGGCCAGTTCATTGCCCCGGGTATAAAATGGTCTAGGCTAGAATATACTCCCTAGGCCAGAATATATTCCTTCCCTTTCGCATGTAACAAGTATATCACTATATTGCCCGAAGAGAATGGCTGGTGTTAATGCCGATTTTGTACTGATCTCATAACTACAGATATTCCTTAAGAGAGATTTTGTCCTCTTGAAAAATAGTATATAGTTCAATATGGTGTCGGGGTTAAGATGCTATAGATAGATTAAAACACGTGGGAAAATATTAATTGTCAGGGATATGGAATTTGAatatcagagatagatagatagatacatagatagatagaaacagatagagtgaaagagtgagatagatagatagagagagagagagagagaggcagacagagacagaaaagatggaaaggaggtagagacagacaaacaaggaaaaagaaagataggaggggaatgaagaaaggagaaagagaaggaagagaatcgtATACCATGCGCATACCCGAACGTATATAAGCATGTTCAGGCTCATGTACACGAAAATGTATCTCCGCAAATGTCGGAGTAAATCCTCTTTTGCAGGAGTAATACTTTTTCctatttccaccccccccccaccaccaccaccaccaccgcaagGCCCTTTTTacgttctctcgctttttttttctttcttttatttcttcttcaacatattattattattattgactaattgttaatattattatcattactattattatcgttagtatcattattattgtatcatcatcatcatcatttttgttatctttattttcaaaattattatattatcattaccatcatcttactagcttatttattataatttacaAATCCTTTCGATAAGGAAAGATCATAAATCCGGAAACCGAATTTTCATAAAACTCCAAAATCACAcagatttttactatttttatttttattcatcaatAACTTAGAGAGTAAACACCAAATCATATACACATTTCAATAAAGTATCTAGTAGTATATGTAGCATATCGTATTATATTTTCTGTCAGCAATATTAGAGAAAGAGATTCGAATACATTATGCAGTAGTGTATTCCAACTCTACTTTCATTCATTGATCATTCCATTTAGAGAAATTCCAAAAGCAATACACTACACGCACTAACGTCAACGTATTGAGTGTATAGTAACACAGTgttcaataaataaatgattcaTATTTCAAATtcaacttttcaaaaatcatcaatatcacttTCTTGTGTTTTAAATCCTCCTGACCATCTATTTtctgaaatatagatagattcgCTCATTCTTCCGTACTTTATAGAAATCGCGGGCTCATGATAAATAAAGtcttaatagataaaaagattcaGATTACTTTCCTTGAATTGAATACCATTGCTTATGAACTGACCAAAAAATTGAATTCCATTAACAATTGTATGTGTGGGCAccaaacaataattataacaaccattaaaaagaaaaggaaaaagcataAGCAAAcgattgaatatatacataaaatgatatATACGTAATTTACGCTATAATCTATTCCCTTGCccattaaatacataaatatctgctgttgttgttttttgtttgtttttttgcacgTGTCATTCTAACCCTAAAGCTGCGCGGCAAGTTCTTGGTTTGGTTGCTGAAATCTACATCAATTGCCGGCACATAAGTTGCTTCATCGCTATATATAATTGCCAGTGTAAAGATCAAAGTTAATGATATCCACATAAAAATATAGCTTATGCATCGCATGAGCCATACGTCGAGAGATAATTACTGTATCAGATACATAAGCTCCGTAATTATAGTTGAAATCATTGCAACATTTCAACAAGCTGTTGTGCGGAAAATCATAACTTTTGATTGATAAATCTCTCGTATAATTTGACTTTATGAATCTAAACAAATTAGATCATCTGTTTTGATCATACTTAAGGAATATCTGTGTAAGTGTCACTACGTAGGgatagcgcgtgtgtgtgtgtatgtgtgtgtgtgtgtgtgtgtgtgtgtgtatgtatgtgtgtgtgtgtgtgtgtgtgttatatgtgcgcctatgtctgagtgtgtatgtgttcaaggttgaggagatagataggcagatatagaaaaataaatatatatagataaatgtagacaTGGATAGATTATCATAGACCATATATAGATTTCATAGTTTATAGACaaaaaacgggagagaaaaatCCTGTAtcatcttcctcctgctctttctcactccgttacttcttcttttctccttcttcccgtctttcttctcccttcccctttcccctttcccctcagcaGACCTTCCCGTTCCTTAccctctattccttttcttttcccatcccttccccgtctccgtagcccatccctccaccccgtcccttcccccaaccccttgcagtacctcttccctctcccaagacctttttgctctctcccttccgcctcttTGTACCCTCTCCCCAATCCCAGTACCCCTCCCagtacccctcctccttcctagtaacccctcccccctcccagtaacctctccccctcccagtacccctcccccttcctagtaacccctcccccctcccagtaacctctccccctcctagtacacctctgttcttcccctcccagtaccccctcccccgccccccagtaCCCCCTCCCGgtaccccctcttttcttcccctcccagtaccccatcccctccaacaaccctccccccctctcggtacctcccttcctactttcattaccccctccaccccccctaaaaaaaataaaaaataaaaaaaa
It contains:
- the LOC138862901 gene encoding vigilin-like; the encoded protein is MPLREDDPSESCTLIGKEKDRVLTLKKLADIKGQVRSSESASPDIAPAHYVKAIGKGGARISYIWEKYGIRVNVPKDRESPIVVSGLSANVRGAITELEELVQQYVLQQCVVLPVEILPEDIGIAIGKGGCHASKVQEEFWVKLRTHSREHPEWPLVVEGPLGAPEKAVASIQLQRHGVRIHLPERNKPGAQILVTGLKENARAAVAELELMANLKLRPEHVLVPLHIRREEHILVLGPEGSMAAWIERNYGVQFLWPRAENMPLLLAGLTEDVSRADAALLKRLSGRRAH